In Scophthalmus maximus strain ysfricsl-2021 chromosome 16, ASM2237912v1, whole genome shotgun sequence, the following proteins share a genomic window:
- the dcun1d3 gene encoding DCN1-like protein 3: MGQCVTKCKNPTSSLGSKSGDKESSSKSHHKKGSGGGGAHKEEPSALSSKTTSELSNGTKALEVTVETPVIPAVMGEPRKDQFLDADGLSILRMEELFCCYKDEQDDAILEEGMERFCNDLCVDPAEFRVLVLAWKFQAATMCKFTRKEFVEGCKAIQADSLKGICSRFPCMLLDARGEENFKDLYRFTFQFGLDAEEGQRSLQRDIAIALWRLVFTQDSPVILERWLDFLAENPSGIRGISRDTWNMFLNFTQAIGSDLSNYSEDEAWPSLFDTFVEWELERRKKEEEQALMAKEEEGRSTDTDCSPTTDTLETEGSRGSQTWGGH, encoded by the exons ATGGGCCAGTGTGTCACCAAGTGTAAGAATCCAACGTCTTCACTCGGCAGTAAGAGTGGAGACAAGGAGAGCAGCTCTAAGTCCCACCACAAGAAAggcagcggtggtggtggggcccATAAAGAAGAGCCCAGTGCCCTATCTAGCAAAACCACCAGCGAGCTGTCGAATGGCACCAAGGCCTTGGAAGTTACAGTGGAGACACCTGTCATACCCGCAGTGATGGGGGAACCTCGCAAGGATCAGTTTCTGGATGCAGACGGGCTGTCAATTTTGCGCATGGAGGAGCTGTTCTGCTGCTACAAGGACGAACAAGACGATGCTATCTTGGAGGAAGGCATGGAGAGGTTTTGCAATGACCTGTGTGTGGACCCAGCAGAATTTCGCGTGCTTGTTCTGGCCTGGAAGTTTCAAGCCGCCACTATGTGCAAGTTTACAAG GAAGGAGTTTGTTGAGGGCTGCAAGGCCATCCAGGCAGACAGCCTCAAAGGCATCTGCTCACGTTTCCCCTGCATGCTGCTGGATGCACGAGGCGAGGAGAACTTCAAGGACCTGTACCGCTTTACCTTCCAGTTTGGCTTGGACGCTGAGGAGGGACAACGCTCTCTACAGCGTGATATCGCTATTGCCCTGTGGCGCCTTGTTTTCACCCAGGACTCCCCTGTGATCCTGGAGCGCTGGCTGGACTTCCTAGCGGAGAACCCCTCAGGTATTCGGGGCATCTCACGGGACACGTGGAACATGTTCCTCAACTTCACCCAGGCGATCGGGTCTGACCTCAGCAACTACAGCGAGGATGAGGCGTGGCCTAGCCTCTTCGACACCTTTGTGGAGTGGGAGTTGGAGCGcaggaaaaaagaggaggaacaggCACTGATGgcaaaggaggaagaggggaggagtaCTGACACTGACTGTTCTCCTACCACAGATACACTAGAAACAGAGGGAAGCCGAGGCTCACAGACGTGGGGGGGCCACTGA